The Candidatus Thorarchaeota archaeon genome window below encodes:
- a CDS encoding aminopeptidase has product MDPRTERHAEILVKWSAEVRPGDMVIVRASPESHTLAIAVAKHVSLAGGKVLTLFESEEIQRATLENSSPETLEVFPKHVAEMYKAADVIINLSAPMNTRTLTSVDPKRLIAVSRVQRPIQDTVLSKRWVLTVHPCRALAQQANMSLEEYEDFVYGATLIDWAAESKNLYLVKEHLERHSDVRFVGPETDLYARTDGRVWIASDGKKNMPSGEVFTAPIEDTVEGTVYFDIPFVYQGRVIEGVRLRFEKGE; this is encoded by the coding sequence ATGGACCCCAGAACTGAGAGACATGCGGAGATACTTGTCAAGTGGAGCGCTGAGGTCAGGCCCGGTGACATGGTGATTGTCAGAGCCTCTCCTGAGTCGCACACACTGGCTATTGCTGTGGCCAAACACGTTTCCCTTGCAGGAGGAAAGGTACTGACCCTGTTCGAAAGCGAGGAAATACAGAGGGCGACGCTTGAGAATTCCAGCCCGGAGACCTTAGAGGTCTTTCCCAAGCACGTAGCCGAGATGTACAAGGCCGCTGACGTCATCATCAATCTGAGCGCACCTATGAACACGAGAACACTCACATCAGTCGACCCCAAGCGTCTGATTGCGGTAAGCAGAGTCCAGAGGCCTATTCAAGACACCGTGCTGTCCAAGCGGTGGGTCTTGACTGTCCACCCGTGTAGAGCACTGGCCCAGCAGGCCAACATGAGCCTTGAGGAGTACGAGGACTTCGTATACGGTGCCACACTGATTGATTGGGCTGCTGAGTCGAAGAACCTCTACCTGGTCAAGGAACACCTCGAACGCCACAGCGATGTGAGGTTTGTTGGTCCGGAGACCGACCTGTATGCGCGCACCGATGGGCGGGTCTGGATTGCATCAGACGGGAAGAAGAACATGCCCAGCGGAGAGGTCTTTACGGCTCCGATTGAGGACACAGTAGAGGGAACGGTCTACTTCGACATCCCCTTTGTCTATCAGGGTCGTGTCATCGAAGGCGTCCGGCTCAGGTTTGAAAAGGGTGAGG
- a CDS encoding phosphoenolpyruvate carboxykinase (GTP): protein MQRITDMSEGVIDSTGFARLRALKCSGALAFVSDAIRLCEPEKVFVVTDSSEDRSRVRRGAIERGEEEELVMPGHTVHFDGYYDQGRDTNSTRYLVPEREQFEPSLNQVDREQGLCEVRGLLRGSMRGREMIVRFFSLAPPDSPYSIMTMQITDSYYVAHSLDLLYRPAYGEFCRPDMDNSFFKVLHSTGRLERGVSVDVDKRRVYIDYTDNAVYSVNTQYAGNTVGLKKLAFRLAIRKADRENWLAEHMFIMGVQGPGGRKTYFTGAYPSGCGKTSTSMTVGETIVGDDLAYIRRFGQEVRTANVECGIFGIIRGVSAVDDPIIFSSLTTPGEIIFSNVLVHDGVPYWLQDGRTPPLTGRNYAGEWHEGMIGPDGVPVPMAHRNARYTMMLNRLPNLDPLADDPMGVPLSGIIYGGRDSDTNVPVRESFSWEHGVICIGASLESESTAATIGKEGVMQFQPFANRDFISIPLGRYVKNHLTFARGLERPPRVFGVNYFLKDDRGEYLNEKDNKRVWLKWMELRVHGDVEALRSPVGWLPKYSDLERLFGSVLNREYSKQSYTTQFTIRTTKLLEKIQRIESIYRTQASETPDLLFRVLQEERERLERARAELGDNIPPSAFV, encoded by the coding sequence ATGCAGAGAATTACCGACATGAGTGAAGGAGTGATAGACTCGACAGGCTTCGCCCGACTGAGAGCATTGAAGTGCAGCGGTGCGCTCGCATTCGTATCTGATGCCATACGCCTCTGCGAACCTGAGAAAGTCTTCGTGGTGACCGACTCAAGCGAGGACCGTAGTCGTGTGAGGAGAGGGGCCATTGAGAGAGGAGAGGAGGAGGAGCTGGTCATGCCGGGCCATACTGTGCACTTCGATGGGTATTACGACCAGGGCCGCGACACCAACAGCACACGCTACCTAGTCCCCGAGCGGGAGCAGTTCGAGCCGTCCCTCAATCAGGTCGATCGCGAACAGGGTCTGTGCGAGGTCAGAGGTCTCCTGAGAGGTTCGATGAGAGGCCGCGAGATGATTGTTCGGTTCTTCTCTCTTGCACCACCAGACTCCCCATACTCGATAATGACAATGCAGATTACGGACTCATACTACGTTGCTCACAGCCTTGACCTGCTCTACAGACCGGCCTATGGAGAATTCTGCAGACCAGATATGGACAACAGCTTCTTCAAAGTGCTTCACTCAACAGGTCGACTCGAAAGGGGTGTGTCTGTCGATGTCGATAAGCGTCGTGTATACATCGACTATACCGACAATGCAGTGTATAGTGTCAACACGCAGTACGCAGGCAACACGGTGGGCCTGAAGAAGCTAGCATTCCGTCTTGCTATCCGAAAGGCAGACAGAGAAAACTGGCTTGCAGAGCACATGTTCATTATGGGTGTGCAGGGACCCGGAGGTCGAAAGACCTACTTCACAGGAGCATATCCTTCAGGGTGTGGAAAGACCAGCACATCGATGACTGTGGGCGAGACCATTGTGGGAGACGACCTTGCCTACATCAGAAGGTTCGGTCAGGAGGTGCGAACCGCAAACGTCGAGTGTGGCATATTCGGAATCATCAGAGGGGTCAGTGCAGTGGACGACCCAATCATATTCAGTTCTCTGACGACCCCCGGCGAGATCATATTCTCGAACGTCCTAGTCCATGATGGTGTGCCTTACTGGCTACAGGACGGACGCACTCCTCCCCTCACTGGCCGCAACTATGCAGGCGAGTGGCACGAAGGAATGATCGGACCGGACGGCGTTCCCGTGCCAATGGCTCACAGAAACGCTAGATACACCATGATGCTGAACCGATTGCCAAACCTTGATCCACTTGCCGATGACCCGATGGGGGTGCCGCTCAGTGGGATCATCTATGGCGGGAGGGACTCGGACACAAATGTGCCTGTCAGGGAGTCCTTCAGCTGGGAGCACGGCGTCATCTGCATTGGAGCAAGCCTGGAGTCAGAGTCCACCGCCGCGACGATAGGAAAGGAGGGCGTCATGCAGTTTCAGCCATTTGCGAACCGGGACTTCATCTCAATACCACTCGGTCGCTATGTGAAGAACCACCTGACATTCGCGAGGGGGCTGGAGCGACCACCCCGGGTATTTGGAGTGAACTACTTCCTCAAGGATGATAGGGGAGAATACCTCAACGAGAAGGACAACAAACGCGTGTGGCTTAAGTGGATGGAACTGAGAGTTCACGGAGATGTCGAAGCGCTCAGGTCCCCTGTTGGTTGGCTACCCAAGTACTCGGACTTGGAAAGGCTGTTCGGGTCGGTACTGAATCGGGAGTACTCGAAACAGAGCTACACAACACAGTTCACAATCAGGACGACCAAGCTTCTTGAGAAGATTCAGAGGATAGAGTCCATCTATCGCACTCAAGCAAGCGAGACGCCAGACTTGCTCTTCAGAGTATTGCAGGAGGAGCGAGAGAGGCTCGAGAGAGCAAGGGCAGAGCTGGGCGACAACATTCCACCCAGCGCATTTGTCTGA
- a CDS encoding molybdopterin-dependent oxidoreductase — MTRRVLYSACALNCPDICAYRVTLEDGRVVRVEGDPNHPYTLGRCCPKGYGHLLRTYSPDRLTHPLRRMRDGSFARVSWEAALDEIAARMAEARERYGPQSVGVYSGSGNDGMAPRYASRFANVFGCRMIPGIVEICFEGAYEGARFNVGPFPPHELSDWANSRCIVIWGTNKFESSIHSKLVIREAIDRGAKLIVIDPRRTPHAKMADLYTTIRPGTDGALALGIANEIVRRKLYDRSFVEEHVRGFEQYCERVAEYDKKRVSEITWVSPDMIERIAVTFATHGPGMIMTAPAGMNHYTNGTWAARAVHSLLAICGYIGVSGGGFQYLSSDFSPFNGAAITLSDMLDSHVKPIVPSATYLPDLILSQPESPLKVLVIQAASPVTQWPNTHKTMAALQRIPFKVCIDLEMTDTARLCDIVLPATFIFEHHNLVHSELHRIVQYAPKLIDPIGEAMSELDIWRGVATRLGLGEFFREDELAMIRLALSSHDCQHITLEGLMAHPEGIRTSSPAIPFADHRFSTPSGKVELYSEQLARMGYDPLPFYEEPAESPVSTPDTYAEYPLIMISGRLRERLHSQYTTLEVGGSVKSFVHCTTCQRCARECPEEAISLSSPSAVEIQRSDDIHNDDHRVMREALAESVRLLAVSLDRRMLTVPPSMTGLLIPRWDPSKCVGCRQCILDACKYDAMEEPLRMPTRAQVGSQRTFIRMHPDTASKLGLSEGDRVRVESKRGCLTGVRLVLTEDIDPRVIWSSDGWWMSDGNINVLTDDRHTAFGHTPGFNSVLVRVVREPPPV, encoded by the coding sequence ATGACTCGTCGGGTGCTGTATTCTGCCTGTGCGCTCAACTGCCCGGACATCTGCGCCTATCGTGTGACACTAGAGGATGGTCGAGTTGTGCGAGTGGAGGGTGACCCCAATCATCCCTACACTCTGGGACGGTGTTGCCCGAAGGGATACGGTCACCTGCTGCGAACGTACTCCCCTGACAGACTCACACATCCCCTGAGAAGAATGCGGGATGGGAGCTTCGCCAGAGTATCTTGGGAGGCGGCACTGGATGAGATAGCGGCAAGAATGGCTGAAGCACGAGAGAGGTACGGCCCCCAGTCCGTAGGAGTGTACTCAGGGTCCGGCAACGATGGTATGGCCCCTCGCTATGCTTCGCGCTTTGCTAACGTCTTCGGATGCCGGATGATTCCGGGCATTGTGGAGATATGTTTTGAAGGGGCATATGAGGGTGCTCGTTTCAATGTAGGCCCGTTTCCGCCACATGAGCTGTCTGACTGGGCAAACTCGCGGTGCATAGTGATCTGGGGGACGAACAAGTTCGAGTCATCCATTCACTCGAAGCTGGTCATACGGGAGGCGATTGACAGGGGTGCAAAGCTGATAGTCATCGACCCGAGGCGGACGCCGCACGCCAAGATGGCCGACCTGTACACGACCATCCGACCGGGGACAGACGGTGCACTAGCTCTTGGTATCGCCAACGAGATAGTACGGAGGAAACTATACGACCGTAGCTTCGTCGAGGAACATGTGCGAGGGTTTGAGCAGTACTGCGAACGAGTTGCGGAGTATGATAAGAAGCGAGTGAGCGAGATTACATGGGTTTCGCCCGACATGATTGAACGAATAGCCGTGACCTTTGCCACTCATGGCCCCGGAATGATAATGACCGCGCCTGCAGGGATGAACCATTACACGAACGGGACATGGGCCGCCCGTGCAGTTCACAGTCTTCTCGCAATCTGTGGGTACATCGGTGTGTCTGGGGGCGGGTTCCAGTACCTGTCTTCGGACTTCAGTCCATTCAACGGGGCGGCCATAACCCTGTCCGACATGCTAGATTCACATGTCAAACCAATCGTCCCATCGGCGACTTATCTCCCCGATCTGATTCTGAGTCAGCCTGAGAGCCCTCTGAAGGTCCTTGTCATCCAGGCGGCAAGTCCCGTCACGCAGTGGCCAAACACGCACAAGACGATGGCTGCACTACAGAGGATACCATTCAAGGTCTGCATCGATCTGGAGATGACGGACACGGCAAGACTATGTGACATTGTCCTCCCTGCCACCTTCATATTTGAGCACCACAATCTCGTCCACAGCGAGCTACATCGCATCGTCCAGTATGCCCCCAAGCTCATCGACCCCATTGGAGAGGCAATGAGCGAACTCGACATCTGGAGAGGAGTAGCCACAAGGTTGGGACTCGGCGAGTTCTTTCGCGAAGACGAGCTCGCAATGATTCGACTGGCGCTGAGTTCTCATGACTGCCAACACATCACTCTGGAAGGCCTCATGGCGCACCCTGAGGGGATACGAACCTCCTCTCCTGCAATACCTTTCGCCGACCACAGGTTCTCCACGCCATCGGGAAAGGTGGAGCTCTACTCGGAGCAACTCGCAAGGATGGGCTATGACCCACTCCCCTTCTATGAGGAGCCTGCAGAGAGTCCTGTCAGCACCCCCGACACTTACGCAGAGTATCCCCTCATAATGATATCCGGCCGCCTCAGAGAACGGCTTCACTCGCAATACACAACACTTGAGGTCGGTGGTAGTGTGAAGAGCTTCGTTCATTGCACCACTTGTCAGAGATGTGCAAGAGAGTGTCCAGAAGAGGCAATATCGCTGTCATCTCCGAGTGCAGTTGAGATACAACGCAGCGATGACATACACAATGACGACCATCGGGTGATGCGGGAAGCTCTTGCTGAATCCGTAAGACTCCTCGCAGTGTCGCTGGACCGTCGCATGCTCACGGTGCCGCCGAGCATGACTGGACTGCTGATTCCCAGGTGGGACCCTTCAAAGTGCGTCGGATGTCGTCAGTGCATCCTAGACGCATGCAAGTATGATGCCATGGAAGAGCCCTTGCGGATGCCGACAAGGGCGCAGGTCGGTTCACAACGTACTTTCATAAGAATGCATCCCGATACAGCCAGCAAGCTCGGACTGTCAGAAGGGGACAGAGTCCGGGTCGAGTCGAAGCGAGGCTGTCTGACCGGCGTCAGGCTGGTATTGACCGAAGACATAGACCCTCGGGTCATCTGGTCCTCTGATGGCTGGTGGATGAGTGACGGGAACATCAATGTGTTGACGGATGACAGACACACTGCATTTGGCCATACGCCCGGTTTCAACTCGGTCTTGGTAAGAGTTGTCAGAGAACCACCGCCGGTCTAG
- a CDS encoding TrpB-like pyridoxal phosphate-dependent enzyme has translation MNRYPRIILNQDEIPKNYVNILPTLREPLPPPLDPRTNEPVKPEALLAIFSAECVRQEVASAKTIPIPDEVLEAYLRYGRPTPLQRAVGLERALKTPARVYFKREDVSPTGSHKLNTALAQTYYAQREGVERLATETGAGQWGSAVALSCAHFGLKAMVYMVSVSYRQKQYRGTMMRAYGADVVPSPSDRTEFGRRLLKERPDHPGSLGIAISEALEDTLNTPGTKYTLGSVLNHVLLHQTVIGQEAIAQLNSIDETPDAVIGCVGGGSNFAGLAYPFMTKKQYREVDFVAVEPEACPSMTRGTYGYDFGDTAGMTPKLKMYSLGAGFTPPEIHAGGLRYHGLAPSLSALVHDGRVRPLAYDQIGVLEAGTLFAKSEGIIPAPESAHAIKAAVDMALEAKRNGTECVLLFNLSGHGHFDMGAYRALHDGTLSPEKQVEIAAAPTLR, from the coding sequence ATGAACAGGTATCCCAGAATAATACTGAACCAAGATGAGATCCCAAAGAACTATGTCAACATACTCCCGACTCTCAGAGAGCCCCTGCCTCCGCCGCTTGACCCACGAACAAACGAGCCAGTCAAGCCGGAGGCGTTGCTTGCAATCTTCTCAGCGGAGTGCGTGCGTCAGGAGGTTGCGTCAGCAAAGACGATACCCATACCCGACGAGGTACTGGAGGCATATCTGAGATACGGTAGACCGACTCCTCTGCAGAGAGCCGTGGGGCTCGAGAGAGCCCTCAAGACACCTGCCCGGGTATACTTCAAGAGAGAAGACGTCTCACCGACAGGTAGCCACAAGCTCAACACAGCGCTGGCTCAGACATACTACGCACAGAGGGAGGGAGTCGAACGCCTCGCCACAGAGACCGGCGCGGGGCAATGGGGCAGTGCAGTGGCGCTGTCGTGCGCACACTTTGGTCTCAAGGCCATGGTGTACATGGTGAGCGTGAGTTACCGGCAGAAGCAGTACAGGGGAACGATGATGAGGGCGTACGGCGCCGATGTGGTTCCCAGTCCATCCGACAGGACAGAGTTTGGCAGGCGGCTACTGAAGGAGCGCCCAGATCACCCAGGCTCTCTCGGCATCGCGATAAGTGAGGCACTTGAAGACACACTCAACACACCGGGGACCAAGTACACTCTGGGATCTGTGCTCAATCACGTACTGCTGCACCAGACTGTGATTGGTCAGGAGGCCATAGCCCAGCTCAACTCGATAGACGAAACCCCTGACGCAGTGATAGGATGTGTTGGCGGAGGAAGCAACTTTGCGGGACTGGCGTATCCGTTCATGACAAAGAAGCAATATCGTGAGGTCGACTTTGTGGCTGTTGAACCGGAGGCATGTCCGTCCATGACAAGGGGCACATACGGTTACGACTTCGGAGACACTGCGGGAATGACACCCAAGCTGAAGATGTATAGTCTGGGAGCAGGGTTCACTCCGCCGGAGATCCACGCAGGTGGCCTCAGGTATCACGGACTGGCGCCGAGTCTGAGCGCCCTAGTTCACGACGGGCGAGTGAGACCACTTGCCTATGACCAGATAGGCGTTCTCGAAGCAGGAACGTTGTTTGCCAAGTCGGAAGGCATCATTCCAGCTCCTGAATCGGCCCATGCAATAAAGGCTGCAGTCGACATGGCATTGGAGGCCAAACGCAATGGCACCGAGTGCGTTCTTCTGTTCAACCTATCGGGACATGGGCACTTCGACATGGGAGCATACCGGGCACTCCACGATGGGACTCTGTCACCAGAGAAACAGGTCGAGATCGCGGCGGCACCCACACTACGCTAG
- a CDS encoding GNAT family N-acetyltransferase: protein MSEQTPEIEIVEYTEDLAEDLAAMYNAWDDLWPGGYTHGVPFTAERVKKQFGAMSAIAILVAVDRQTGKPLGSCTVHQHMRDEDAVYVGTLGVRPEALNKKVGKKLLLRAIQIASARSATRVDLNTWPGNLRAVPLYKKMGMMWNPLEQGLRMETYIPSILSHPLTRPFFDRLESPHAWYDLLEREIVQGPDRHTVDGMDVYPYSFRRGDDTLSVTVDVYSRAITGVRRTISEETVAIEAKVHRHITLCGIQSHYSLKLENSSSREMQVHVKLTGFRGIKFLTQQSTKMTLKPGQRHEWTVPFVLNSDTETYRLGIRTPFITAKIVVDGQKCELKTGMVIQPPADVMTPYGLVRVAPGGSVEVPITVHSSAPHAMEGVLSVGTSTRHITVKPSSVEIRTPSQGFSGATIQVLTDASLKPGVYYLLVSLGLKGTGLDGPFSVKTREFRVPVFCLVDGRALVTEQKETHRLIVAAERYDAVVREEGAVLEVKTRYGTMDSVFGLQSEIGPPFGLHPFRFAQRRSWVEYDEEGMNLVLEASHPDRSLHVEDIFVFEHNSSVVKHEVWVQNTGDGPQQVEVHIRALSDGIGLRSGEVFLPMRDGVVTGSSSDFLHTYPSISSRPQDWTEGWIAVQDESGCSGQVWDLSAAKEVRLGQGQLNALHFAETRLEAGQKLCLGRLWMTIGAKDWQDIRRLYRSRVLRTYDSGLVSTDVRNTVAATRIESRPFLATGDGPVTMSVRVASSLLAPQSGPLSFEAPAGWTVEVTRQDGTSAVGEHVRFDDFVLQGSEEVKLVLTPKTKQHGFRIHRGRVSFRVAPEVVEDIVIVQLADMRDKVTVKESTESGSRVFTVSNGALQFKVSPDFGGCLYSLKNASGTELLQSSFPTPTPKPGGFMENYFGGIQPILTDDAQGEVFTRAETNKEEITVQPCRDGPWTGVEALWSGRIQKSMLGLEFTLRYLTLPGSPLLLVTFAAKNNTHAPRRVQRVLAIDPGFNGSTEGIVIRTSLADGFRDLWPGPAPHLLMPRKHALWLRMGELRENAQGLALINDQQKASLFSLTAEGWCFVAQYEVAVNLLPGTTDVARTCLLLDPKSDSDIMDVKRVISQMCSG, encoded by the coding sequence ATGAGCGAACAGACTCCTGAGATTGAGATTGTCGAATACACGGAGGACCTTGCGGAAGACCTAGCTGCAATGTATAACGCATGGGATGACCTCTGGCCCGGGGGGTACACGCACGGCGTTCCATTCACCGCGGAGAGAGTAAAGAAGCAGTTCGGTGCAATGAGCGCGATAGCCATCCTCGTGGCAGTCGACAGACAAACGGGGAAGCCTCTCGGTTCTTGCACAGTACATCAGCACATGCGAGACGAGGACGCAGTCTATGTCGGCACGCTTGGTGTGCGTCCCGAGGCACTAAACAAGAAGGTGGGAAAGAAGCTGCTCCTGCGGGCAATTCAGATCGCCAGTGCACGGAGTGCAACTAGAGTGGACCTGAATACATGGCCCGGCAATCTCAGGGCAGTGCCGCTGTACAAGAAGATGGGCATGATGTGGAACCCTCTCGAACAGGGTCTGCGCATGGAGACCTACATCCCATCCATTCTCTCACATCCGCTCACGCGTCCATTCTTTGACAGGCTTGAGTCACCCCACGCCTGGTACGACCTGCTTGAGCGCGAGATTGTACAAGGTCCTGACCGTCACACTGTGGATGGGATGGATGTGTATCCCTACTCTTTCCGACGTGGGGACGACACTCTATCCGTGACTGTTGACGTCTATTCCAGGGCCATTACCGGAGTCCGCAGAACAATCAGTGAAGAAACCGTCGCAATCGAGGCGAAGGTACACAGACACATCACTCTCTGCGGGATTCAGTCCCACTACTCCCTGAAACTGGAGAACTCGTCTTCGAGAGAGATGCAAGTCCATGTGAAGTTGACAGGTTTCCGAGGAATCAAGTTTCTTACACAACAGTCCACGAAGATGACGCTCAAACCAGGCCAGAGACACGAGTGGACCGTGCCGTTTGTGCTGAACAGCGACACAGAGACATACCGACTGGGAATCCGAACGCCATTCATCACTGCCAAGATTGTTGTAGATGGCCAGAAATGCGAACTGAAGACAGGTATGGTGATTCAGCCCCCTGCGGATGTCATGACGCCATATGGCCTTGTGAGAGTGGCCCCCGGAGGGAGTGTGGAAGTCCCCATTACTGTGCATAGCTCCGCGCCTCATGCAATGGAGGGGGTGCTCTCTGTAGGAACCAGCACAAGGCACATCACAGTCAAGCCAAGCTCGGTGGAGATCAGGACTCCATCTCAAGGATTCTCAGGTGCAACCATTCAGGTGTTGACAGACGCCTCGCTCAAACCTGGTGTGTATTACCTGCTTGTGAGTCTAGGACTCAAGGGTACTGGTCTCGACGGGCCCTTCAGTGTGAAGACACGCGAGTTCAGAGTACCTGTCTTTTGCCTCGTTGATGGCCGCGCATTGGTGACTGAGCAGAAGGAGACTCACAGACTCATCGTGGCGGCAGAGCGTTATGATGCGGTCGTCAGGGAAGAGGGCGCGGTGCTTGAGGTGAAGACACGCTATGGCACGATGGATAGTGTGTTTGGTCTGCAGTCAGAGATAGGACCGCCCTTTGGACTCCACCCATTCAGATTCGCACAGCGCAGGAGCTGGGTGGAATACGATGAAGAGGGGATGAATCTGGTCCTTGAAGCATCACACCCGGACAGGTCTCTTCATGTAGAGGACATCTTCGTCTTTGAACACAACTCGTCAGTAGTGAAGCACGAGGTCTGGGTCCAAAACACTGGCGACGGACCTCAACAAGTGGAGGTGCACATCAGAGCGCTGTCGGATGGAATCGGGCTGAGGAGCGGCGAGGTCTTCTTGCCGATGAGGGATGGCGTAGTCACCGGCAGTTCAAGCGACTTTCTCCACACGTACCCAAGCATCTCGTCTAGGCCACAAGACTGGACCGAGGGGTGGATTGCAGTTCAAGACGAGTCTGGTTGTTCTGGTCAGGTGTGGGACCTGTCTGCCGCCAAGGAAGTCCGACTCGGGCAGGGACAGCTGAACGCCTTGCACTTTGCAGAGACTCGGCTGGAGGCTGGACAGAAGCTATGTCTTGGCAGACTGTGGATGACGATCGGAGCAAAGGACTGGCAGGACATCAGACGTCTGTACAGGTCCAGAGTCCTCAGAACATACGACAGTGGGCTGGTCAGCACAGACGTGAGAAACACGGTAGCCGCAACACGCATCGAGTCGCGTCCATTCCTTGCGACAGGGGATGGACCGGTGACCATGTCAGTCAGGGTCGCCTCCTCGCTGTTGGCTCCCCAGTCGGGTCCTCTGTCATTCGAAGCACCTGCGGGATGGACCGTGGAAGTCACTAGACAAGATGGCACCTCTGCAGTTGGCGAGCATGTGAGGTTCGATGACTTCGTCTTGCAGGGAAGTGAAGAGGTCAAGCTCGTTCTGACTCCAAAGACCAAGCAGCATGGATTCCGCATTCACAGGGGAAGAGTGTCATTCAGGGTGGCCCCGGAGGTGGTGGAGGACATCGTCATTGTCCAGCTGGCAGACATGCGTGACAAGGTCACAGTGAAGGAGTCCACTGAGAGCGGGAGCAGAGTCTTCACAGTCTCCAATGGTGCTCTGCAGTTCAAGGTGTCACCTGACTTCGGTGGCTGTCTGTACTCACTGAAGAACGCCAGTGGCACAGAGCTGCTACAGTCAAGCTTTCCCACACCAACCCCCAAGCCGGGAGGCTTCATGGAGAACTACTTCGGTGGCATTCAACCCATTCTCACTGACGATGCCCAAGGAGAGGTCTTCACCAGGGCTGAGACCAACAAGGAGGAGATCACAGTCCAGCCGTGTCGTGACGGACCATGGACCGGAGTTGAGGCGCTCTGGTCCGGCAGGATTCAGAAGTCCATGCTGGGGCTAGAGTTCACGCTCAGGTACCTCACTCTGCCGGGTTCGCCACTGCTCCTTGTCACATTCGCCGCGAAGAACAATACCCATGCGCCCCGGAGAGTCCAGAGAGTCCTTGCAATCGACCCGGGTTTCAATGGTTCCACTGAAGGCATCGTGATAAGGACAAGTCTTGCCGACGGGTTCCGTGACCTGTGGCCCGGTCCGGCACCCCATCTGCTCATGCCAAGGAAGCACGCATTGTGGCTACGCATGGGAGAATTGAGAGAGAACGCTCAGGGACTCGCTCTGATAAACGACCAGCAGAAAGCTTCTCTGTTCTCTCTAACGGCAGAGGGGTGGTGCTTCGTCGCACAATACGAGGTCGCGGTCAATCTCCTCCCGGGTACCACAGACGTGGCGAGAACCTGTCTTCTCTTGGACCCGAAGTCTGATAGCGACATCATGGACGTCAAGAGAGTCATCAGCCAGATGTGTAGTGGATAG
- a CDS encoding GTP-binding protein, with the protein MSPHYLFKVILVGSAAVGKTSMVLRYTTGRFREYYAPTLGADFATRAVETSKGKVKLQIWDLGSQDFLGRVRAKYYRGARGVLFLYDVTNKDSFREIEAWWKEVTSNVEDTFNIIVANKTDRSDRIISTQEGEELASRYSAGYMETSVKSNEGVDDLFALMAKRIAEATI; encoded by the coding sequence ATGAGCCCACACTATCTGTTCAAGGTCATCCTAGTCGGGTCCGCTGCGGTGGGAAAGACTAGCATGGTACTCCGGTACACCACAGGCAGATTCAGAGAGTACTATGCACCGACCTTGGGTGCGGACTTCGCGACCAGAGCTGTGGAGACCAGTAAGGGGAAGGTCAAACTTCAGATCTGGGACCTCGGGTCGCAGGACTTTCTGGGCCGCGTCAGGGCCAAGTACTACCGCGGTGCACGCGGCGTCCTCTTCTTGTACGACGTCACCAACAAGGACTCGTTCCGCGAGATTGAAGCGTGGTGGAAAGAGGTCACATCAAACGTAGAAGACACATTCAACATCATTGTTGCCAACAAGACGGACCGCTCAGACAGGATCATCTCCACACAGGAAGGAGAAGAGCTAGCATCCAGGTACTCTGCTGGCTACATGGAAACATCCGTGAAGTCGAACGAGGGGGTCGATGACCTCTTTGCACTCATGGCAAAGCGAATCGCAGAAGCGACTATCTAG
- a CDS encoding 4Fe-4S binding protein encodes MRTRILVDHAICGDPRACKKCLQVCPSALFMMYSPDYVSEDPTEWRVDVAFTDLCTRCGDCVTVCPKNAIHLK; translated from the coding sequence GTGCGGACTCGCATCCTTGTTGATCACGCCATATGCGGGGACCCAAGGGCTTGCAAGAAGTGCCTTCAGGTGTGTCCGTCAGCCCTGTTCATGATGTACTCACCAGACTATGTGAGCGAAGATCCCACTGAGTGGCGTGTCGACGTCGCGTTTACTGACCTCTGCACCCGGTGCGGTGACTGCGTGACCGTCTGTCCAAAGAACGCCATTCACCTGAAGTAG